TTTCCGGCGCCGTTCGAGATCCCGCGCTACACCGTGAAGGTCTACTCGCATGCGAAGCATGCGCGCACCGATGCGCATCGCTGGATTCGTGCGCAGTTGCTCGACGCGAGGCCCGCCGCCGCCTGACCGACACACGTTGGCACATCGCGCCGGGCCTTGACGGACAAGCGTTCCAGGCAGCGTACGGCCATCTCCGGCGGTCGCCTGCTCATTACGAAATACTTACCAGTTTCTCGTCATTGACGCCTACGCCTGCGCCCCCCGCAGCGTCAATAGTGGCAATCCTTGACCCCCGTTTGCAAAACGCGTGTCTCCCTTGCGGGACAAGGGTTTTCCGTTAATTGCAAACCCTTGGCACCCCTGTTGCCCACCGTGTTGCATGGCAATTTGGCGACACGTGTTAGTCAAACAACGATTTCCATCGCCACAAAATTGTATTTTTGCTAAATTAGTAACCAAAGTAGCAAAACGAAGTTCGTGAAATGTAGTTTAGCTTCACGACACTACAAGGAGACCCCGCAGGCCGACCCGGCTGCGCGGGAATGCTCAACGGTCTTCCGTCCGCTTGCCCGCGTGCTGCGCTTACCGGCCCTGCACGAGGTCTCCCTGGTTATCCCGCTTTTGCCCGGCGCTCGCGCTCCGGGCATCTCGTGCAGTCTGGGTTGACTTTTTGACAGGGTATGGAGGAGATGATGAAGAAAGCTTTGGTCGCGGCCGCGCTGATGGCTGCTGGGGTGGTGACGGCGCACGCGCAGAGCAGCGTCACGCTGTATGGCCGCCTGGATGCCGGCATCGAGTACCTGAACGGCCTGCAAAACGGCCACCAAGTGCGCGCGGAAAGCGGCGACTGGGGCACGAGCCTCTGGGGCTTGAAGGGCACCGAGGACATCGGCGGCGGCAACAAGGTCCTGTTCCACCTCGAAGGCGCGTTCAATACGATGACGGGCGGCTTCAGCGGCTCGATCTGGGATCGTTTCGCGACCGTCGGTATCTCGAACGACCGCTACGGTACGCTGCTGTTGGGTCGCGAGCTCGCGATCGCCAACGGCGTGTGGGACTTCGACCCGTTCGGCCAGTCGGCCTGGTCGACGGCCTCGCTGGTGCGCGGCCGCAACTGGAACAAGACCAGCAACAACGTGTCGTACCAGTCGCCGTCGCTCTACGGCCTCGACTTCTACGGCCAGTTCTCGTTCTCGAACTCGACCAGCTTCAACGGCAACACGACGGCCGGCCAACCGGGCCGTGCAATGGGCGGTCAGGTCACCTACACGAACGCGCTGTTCCAGTTGCGCGGCATCTACGACGAAACGCGCGACAGCAACGGCCGCTTCTCGGACGTGTTCAACTACTCGCGTGAATACTTCGCGGGCGTGAACGTGTTCCTCGGCCAGTTCAAGGTGCAGGCAGCCTACCAGGCATCGCGCGCCGACGGCAGCGGCGGCCCGGCAGTGAACGCCGGCGTGACGGGCACCCAGCAGGTGTGGGGCGGCGTGACGTGGCAGGCAACGCCGGCAGCGGCGCTGATCGCGGCCGTGTATCACGTGAACGCGAACCACGGCGGCGGCAACGCGAACATCTACACGATCGGCGGTTCGTACAACATCTCGAAGCGCACGCTGTTCGACCTGCAGGCCGCGACGGTGCGCAACAGCTCGTCGGCCAACTTCGGTCTGAACGCGAACGGTGCAGGCACCGCCGTGTCGACCGGCAACCCGCATCCGGGCGGCAGCCAGACCGGCGTCTACGCCGGTATCCAGCACCTGTTCTGATCAGGCGCCGTTCTCAAAGAATCGATTCAACGACGTTTTCCACGCTGCTGCGAGAGGCGCGTATCGGTGCGGTACCCAACCGGGTATCGCACCGTTTTTTATTGGCGGGCCGGCTTTGTGCGACCCGCTCACGAATACGGCGCTCAGACGGCCGCTTCGTTCTCTTCGCCGGTGCGGATGCGGATCACGCGCTCGACGTCCGACACGAAGATCTTGCCGTCGCCGATCTTGCCGGTGCGCGCCGCGCCGATCACCGCATCGATCACCTGGTCGACCTGCGCTTCCGCGACGACCACCTCGATCTTCATCTTCGGCAGGAAGTCGACGACGTATTCGGCGCCGCGATACAGCTCGGTATGGCCCTTCTGGCGGCCGAAGCCCTTCACTTCCGTCACGGTCAGGCCCGTGAGACCCACCTCGGCGAGCGCTTCGCGGACTTCGTCCAGCTTGAACGGCTTGATGATGGCAGTAATGCGTTTCATGGTGGTTGTCCCCCAATGCTCGTTTCGATGAAAAATCGCGACCCCGATTGTAAGCCTGCGAGCCGCATGCGGCCCAGCACGGCTCAATCGAGGCGTTCGGTAAACCGTGACGTGATCGGGTAGCGCCAGTCGCGCCCGAATGCGCGATGCGTGACGCGAATGCCGATCGGCGCCTGGCGGCGCTTGTATTCGTTGATCTTGATGAGCCGCGTCACGCGTTCGACGTCGGCCTGCGCATAACCGGCCGCGACGATCTCGGCGAGCGGCCGGTCCTCTTCCATGTACATCCGCATGATCGCGTCGAGCACGTCGTACGGCGGCAGGCTGTCCTGGTCGGTCTGGTTCTCGCGCAGCTCGGCCGACGGCGCGCGCGTGAGGATCCGCTCGGGGATCACGTCGCGCAGCGGGTAGTCGGCCGTTGCGTTGCGATAGCGGCAGAGCCGGTACACGAGCGTCTTCGCGATGTCCTTGATCACCGCGAACCCGCCGGCCATGTCGCCGTACAGCGTGCAGTAGCCGACCGCCATCTCGCTCTTGTTGCCGGTCGTCAGCACGATCGAGCCGAACTTGTTCGACAGCGCCATCAGCAACGTGCCGCGGATGCGCGCCTGGATGTTTTCCTCCGTCGCGTCTTCCGCGCGCCCCGCGAACTCGCCCGCGAGCGATGCGCGGAACGCATCGAACATCGGCGCGATCGCGATCTCGTCGTAGCGCACGCCGACGCGCCGCGCCATTTCCGCCGCATCGGTGGTCGAGATGTCGGCCGTGAAGCGCGACGGCATCATCACCGCGCGCACGCGCTCCGGCCCGAGTGCATCGCAGGCGACGGCCAGCACCAGCGCCGAATCGACGCCGCCAGACAGCCCGATCAGCACGCCCGGAAACCCGTTCTTGCCGATGTAGTCGCGCACGCCGAGCACGAGCGCGCGATATACCTGCGCGTCCGTCGGCAGCTCGGGCTCGATCGCGCCCGGCAGCGGCCGTGCGCCGTCGAATTCGACGATCGCGTGCCCTTCGACGAACTGCGGCATCTTCGCGACGAGCGCGCCCTGCGCGTCGAGCACGAACGAGCCGCCGTCGAACACGAGCTCATCCTGGCCGCCGACGAGGTTCACGTACACCATCGGCAGCCCGGTTTCGCGGATCCGCGCGCG
This region of Burkholderia contaminans genomic DNA includes:
- a CDS encoding P-II family nitrogen regulator, which codes for MKRITAIIKPFKLDEVREALAEVGLTGLTVTEVKGFGRQKGHTELYRGAEYVVDFLPKMKIEVVVAEAQVDQVIDAVIGAARTGKIGDGKIFVSDVERVIRIRTGEENEAAV
- a CDS encoding NAD+ synthase gives rise to the protein MKTRLALAQINVTVGDFAGNVARIVAAARAAHNDGAQLMVAPELALSGYPPEDLLLRPAFYAAAASALDALADALKAFDGLAVLVGHPLRGAHEGAHAPAVDGNANRPIERGLPPTDTYNAVSLIVGGEIVGTYRKQDLPNTEVFDEKRYFATDAEPLVFELNGVKYGVIICEDAWHASAAQIAKAAGAQVLLIPNGSPYHMNKEAVRIDILRARIRETGLPMVYVNLVGGQDELVFDGGSFVLDAQGALVAKMPQFVEGHAIVEFDGARPLPGAIEPELPTDAQVYRALVLGVRDYIGKNGFPGVLIGLSGGVDSALVLAVACDALGPERVRAVMMPSRFTADISTTDAAEMARRVGVRYDEIAIAPMFDAFRASLAGEFAGRAEDATEENIQARIRGTLLMALSNKFGSIVLTTGNKSEMAVGYCTLYGDMAGGFAVIKDIAKTLVYRLCRYRNATADYPLRDVIPERILTRAPSAELRENQTDQDSLPPYDVLDAIMRMYMEEDRPLAEIVAAGYAQADVERVTRLIKINEYKRRQAPIGIRVTHRAFGRDWRYPITSRFTERLD
- a CDS encoding porin, producing the protein MMKKALVAAALMAAGVVTAHAQSSVTLYGRLDAGIEYLNGLQNGHQVRAESGDWGTSLWGLKGTEDIGGGNKVLFHLEGAFNTMTGGFSGSIWDRFATVGISNDRYGTLLLGRELAIANGVWDFDPFGQSAWSTASLVRGRNWNKTSNNVSYQSPSLYGLDFYGQFSFSNSTSFNGNTTAGQPGRAMGGQVTYTNALFQLRGIYDETRDSNGRFSDVFNYSREYFAGVNVFLGQFKVQAAYQASRADGSGGPAVNAGVTGTQQVWGGVTWQATPAAALIAAVYHVNANHGGGNANIYTIGGSYNISKRTLFDLQAATVRNSSSANFGLNANGAGTAVSTGNPHPGGSQTGVYAGIQHLF